In the genome of Nonomuraea sp. NBC_00507, the window GGGCTGAACAACCCCCGTAAGGGGGCGCTCGACGACGTCGAGCACGCGTTACGGGGCCCCGGTCCATTCCTGGTCGGACCGGGGCATCGCGCTGTTCAGACTCCAGAGCACCGTCACACGGTGATGACCAGCTTGCCGCGCGCGTGACCCCTCGCGAGCTCGCGGACGGCCTCAGACGCCTCGCTCAGCGGGAACGTCTTGTCCACCACCGGTGTGATCTTGCCCTGCTCCGCCAGCTCGGCCAGCCTCTCGAGCAGCTCCGGCTTGGGGAAGGCGAAGACGACCAGCGGCCGCCGGCGGGTGAACGGGCCTAGCAGGACCGTACGGAGCTGCCGGTCCATCCCGGCCAGCCACCGGCCGCCCTCCTCCCCGCCGACGATGACGAACGTGCCGCGCGGGGTCAGCGCCTGCGCCGATCGACCGGACGAGCTCCACCTTGGACGTGCTGCACACGCCGGTGACCTCCGCACCGAAGGCCTTGGCCAGCTACATCGCGAACGTCCCCACGCCCCCACCGGCGCCGATGACCAGGACCCGCTGCCCAGGACGCACCTTCCCGGCATCGCGCAGCGCCATCAACGCGGTCATTCCGGACGTCGGCAGCGCCGCGGCCCGCTCGAACGTCAGGTTCTCCGGAATCGGCGCAAGCCTGTCCTGCGGCGTGCGGGCGAACTCGGCGAAGGCGCCGTCGCACGTGCCGAACACCCGGTCGCCGGGCTTGAACCTGGTGACGGCGGCGCCGACCGCCTCGATCTCCCCGGCGTGGACGCGTAACACCACCTCGTCATCGCCGGGCGCCGGCTTCTCCACGTCCCCGAGCCGGAGGACGTCGGCCGGGCCGTATGCGTCGCGGATGACGGCCTTCATGTCATCTCTCCAGTTCAGCGTTCGGATACTGGAACACGTCGTCGAGCGGTACGCCGAACACGTGCGCGATCTGGAAGGCCATCTCGAGGGACGGCGAGTAGCGGCCCTGTTCGATGGCGATGATGGTCTGCCTGGTCACCCCGACCCGATCGGCCAGCTCCGCCTGCGTCATCTCGCCGTGCGCGAACCGCAGCGCACGGATCGAGTTCGTGACCTTCGTGGGCTTCACCATGACGGGATCCCCCGCCGGTAGGCGACGATCTTGACGATCGAGCCGAGCACGGCCTGCAGGACGAACGCCAGGTAGAGCGTGTTGGCGATCCAGAAGTGGTCCCACTCGGCCATCGCCATCACGAGCGCCGCGATGCTTCCGGCGACAACGAACGACTGGCCGGCGTACTCGCCGTACCGGTAGATCTCCCGGTCGCGCTGGTCCTTCTTGCCGACGTCACTGGGCGCGACCATGCTGACCACGATGACCAGCAGGATCGACGCCACGATCGCGCCACCGATGCTCCACAACAACGGGGCCGCATAGGGCACTTCGGTGAGGGGAGTGGTGCGCGCCCGGCCCAGGATGATCGCGAGGTAAGCCCCGTAGCCGCAGACCGAGACCACCAGCATGACCCACGCGCGTCTCTCTTCGGATGCCATACTTGGAATGTAAAGCAATACGGACACGATGTCTAGAATTTTTTACATCCGTGAGGTCGCGTAGGTGCTGGACGCCGAACTCGGTGTCTCAGGACTTGGGGACGGTGATGAGGAGGGCGTCGCCCTGACCGCCGCCGCCGCACAGACCCGCCGCGCCCAGGCCGCCGCCCCGGCGCTTCAGCTCGTACGCCAGCGTCAGCACGATCCGCGCACCCGACGCGCCGATCGGATGACCCAGCGCGATGCCGCCGCCGTTGACGTTGACCTTCTCCAGCGGCACGCCCAGCTCCTTGGCCGACTGCAGGACCACGCTCGCGAACGCCTCGTTGATCTCGATCAGGTCCAGGTCCTCCGCCGTCACGCCCTGCTTGGCCATGGCCTGCTTGATGGCGTTGGCCGGCTGCGACTGGAGGGAGGCGTCCGGGCCTGCCACGTTGCCGTGCCTGCCGATCTCCGCCAGCCACTCCAGGCCGAGCTCCTCGGCCTTCGACTTGGACATGACGACCACGGCGCAGGCGCCGTCGGAGATCTGGGAGGCCGAGCCCGCCGTGATCGTGCCGTCGGCGGCGAAGGCCGGGCGGAGCTTGGCGAGCGTCTCGGCCGTGGTGTCCCCGCGTACGCCCTCGTCCTCCTTGACGACCACGGGCTCCCCGCGCCGCTGCGGGATCTCCACCGGGACGATCTCGTCGTCGAAGAGACCGTTCTTGATCGCGGCGGCGGCGAGCTGATGAGAACGGGCCGACAGGGCGTCCTGATCCTCGCGGCCGATGCCGAGCCTGGCGTTGTAGCGCTCGGTCGACTCCCCCATCGCGCACTGGTCGAACGCGCAGAACAGGCCGTCGTGGGCCATCGAGTCGATCACCTCGGCGCCGCCGTACTTGACGCCCTTGCGCAGCCCGGGCAGCAGGTGGGGGGCGTTGGTCATGGACTCCATGCCGCCGGCCACCACGATGTCGAACTCGCCCGCGCGGATGAGCTGGTCGGCCAGGGCGATCGCGTCCAGGCCCGACAGGCAGACCTTGTTGATCGTGATCGAGGGCACGGTCATGGGGATGCCGGCTTTGACGGCGGCCTGGCGAGAGGGGATCTGGCCGGCGCCGGCCTGCAGGACCTGGCCCATGATGACGTACTCGACGGCCTCCGGCGCCACTCCGGCCCGCTCCAGGGCGGCCTTGATGGCGATGCCGCCCAGCTCGACGGCCGACTGGCCGGACAGCGCGCCGAGCAGCTTGCCGACGGGCGTGCGCGCTCCGGCGACGATGACGGACCTGGACATGACAACGGCCTCCTGTGCTCGCGCGTCGGCTTCTTTGACACGATACCCACGAGGAGAATGACCCTGGCTATGGAGGCGGACCACACATGTTCATGCGGATCGACCACATCGGGATCGCCTGCCGCGACCTGGAGGAGAAGATCGCGTTCTTCTCCGAGACCTTCGAGCTCACCGTGGTGGCCAGGGAGGTCAACGAGGAGCAAGGAGTGAAGGAGGCCATGCTGCACATCGCCGACGGCGAAGGCGGGGGCTCCTACATTCAGCTTCTAGAGCCTCTCTCCGAAGACTCCCCTGTGGGAAAATTCCTCGCCAAGCGGGGCGAGGGAGTCCATCACGTCGCTTTCGGTGTACGTGACGTCACAGAAACCATGGATAAGATCCACGAGAAGGGTGTGAGGCTGCTGGACGAGCATCCCCGGCACGGGTCGATGGGCTCGCAGATCGCCTTCCTGCATCCCAAGGATGTGGGGGGAATGCTGACGGAGTTGGTCCAGGCCGCCAAGCGCCCGTAAGTGCAGAAAAACGTTCATATGTAACTAGTCACGCAGAAAGTTGGACGGGGCTTCGCAGGCAGCACCAGCGGAGTACGCTTGACCTTCCCGGACATGGAGCCTGCCGCGAGGCACAGGTTCCTGGCTCGGATGCCCCGAACCCCCCGTCCGGCCCGTGTAGCCGTCTCGACAACCCAGGATCGAGCCTCCATGCAGTCCGACATCGACGCCCAGCTCAATAATTTCTTCGAAGACGCCCCAGCCCGCGAGTTCGACGTGGTGCTTCGTGGTTACGACCGGCATCAGGTCCACGATCATCTCAAGACTCTCGACCAAGAGCTGCGCCAGGCCCGCGAGCAACTCACCAGCCTGCAGCGCGATCTGTCCGACTCCCAGCGTCAGCTGCAGGAGCAGGAGCGCCCGACCTACTCCGGCCTCGGCGCCCGCATCGAGCAGCTGCTCCGCCTGGCCGAGGAGCAGGCCACGGAGCTGGTGCAGGCCGCCAGGTCCGAGGCCAACGAGATCAAGGCCGCCGCCAAGGTCGAGGCCGCCGACCTGCGTGCCGCCGCCGAGGCCGAGGCTGCCGAGAAGCGCGCCCAGGCCACACGCGAGACCGACGAGATGCGCACCGCCGCCGACCGGGACGCCGAGGAGATCCGCTCGACCGCCCGCCGGGAGGCGGACGAGCTGACCAACACCACCGAGCGCGAGGCCGCCAAGCTGCGGGCCACGGCCGACCACGAGGTGGCGGAGAAGCGGGCCGACGCCGAGCGGGAGATCGCCAAGCTCCGCACGACCACCGAGCGCGAGGTCGCCCAGCTGCGGGCCTCCACCAAGCGCGAGCGCGACGAGGTCCTGACCACCGCCAAGCGGCAGGCCGACGAGATGCGCGCGCAGGCTCAGCGGGTGCTGGAGGAGTCGGAGGCCAAGCGGGCGCAGGACGAGGCGGAGTTCGAGATCCAGCTCGCCGCCCGCCGGGAGGAGGCCGAGCGCCAGGAGGCCGAGCGCCACGCCACCGCCCAGGCCCACACACAGAAGCTGGTCGCCGAGGCCGAGCAGCGGGCCGCCACGGCCGAGTCGCGGGCCACGAAGGCCACCCAGCAGGCCGAGCAGACGCGCCGCGAGGCCGACCTGCACGCCAAGCAGCTCGTCGCCAACGCCCGCAAGAGCGCCGAGACCATCGTGGCCGACGCCAAGTCGAGCGCCGAGACGATCGTCACCGAGGCGAAGACCGAGGCCGACCGCACCCGCACGGCGATGCAGCGCCAGGTCGACGAGCTCACCCGCCAGCGCGACAGCATCACCAGCCACCTCGCCCAGCTGCGCCAGCTGCTCGGTGGCGCCGCCCTGCCGGGCATGGACCCCGAGCCCGCGGTCGCGGCGGCCCCGCCGAAGCCCGCGATCGCCGCGCCTGCGCCCGCGCCCGTGGTCGAGGCACCGGCCCCTGCGCCGGCGCCGGCTCCCAAGGTCGAGGCCAGGTCCGAGGATGACGCGGAGTGGTGGCAGGAGTAGTCATTCGCTTCACGGGGGCTGAGTGACGGCGGGAGAAGAGCCTGGCGATTCGATGGTCGCTAGGCTCTCTCTTTGTCTTTGATGTCGGGGTCCGTACCCGTCATGCTTTGTCGCCGACGTTCCGGGGAGTCCTGTTGTCCACAGAAGCCGAGTCCACGGCCGCTGCCGAGCGGGACGCGCCCGAGGCGGAGCGGGACGCGCCCGAGGCGGAGCGGGACGCGCCCGAGGCGGAGAGCGTCCCCAAGGAGACCTCGGAGGGTCAGGAGGACCTGACCGCGCAGCCGTACGGGATCCCCGGCAAGCCGCTGGCGCGCGGCCCGTTCCTGTTCGGGCTGGTCGGCGGGCTCGGGGTGCTGACGGCGATCGCGATCGGCCAGATGGTCGTCAACTCGCTGAGCACGATCATCCTCGTCGTGGTGGCGATGTTCCTGGCCGTCGGCCTCAACCCGGCCGTGGAGGCGCTGCAGCGCAAGGGCCTGGCCAGGCGGGGCGCGATCTCGATCGTGTTCGCCGGCGTCATCGTGGCGTTCGCGCTGTTCGGGCTGGCAGTGGTGCCGCCGGTGAGCCAGGAGCTGACGGAATTCGTCGCGGCGGTGCCCGGATACCTCAACGAGCTGCAGAACCATCCGACGCTGCGGCAGCTCGACGCCGAGTACAAGATCATCTCGCAGCTCACGACGTTCGTCACGGGCACGCTGGGGCCGTCGCTGGCCAGCGGGATCATGGGCGCGGGGCTGGTGGTGCTGGACAGCGTGTTCACGACCGTGACGTTGCTGGTCCTCATGCTCTACTTCCTCGGCTCGCTGCACACGATCAAGGACTACCTGCTCAAGCTGGTGCCGTCCTCGCGCCGGGTACGCACCCGCGCGATCAGCGAGCAGATCCTCACCGGCATCGGCGGCTACGTCGCGGGCAACGTGCTGATCTCGGTCATCGCGGGCGTGCTCACGTGGATCTTCCTGTCCATCGCCGACGTCAAGTACGCGCTCGCGCTCGCCCTGGTCGTCGCGCTGACGGACCTGATCCCGCTGGTGGGGGCCACGATCGGCGCGGTGCTCGTGACCGCCGTGGCACTGCTGCAGTCGCTGCCCGCGGGCATCGCCTGTGCGATCTTCTTCGTGGTCTACCAGCAGGTCGAGAACTACCTCATCTACCCCAGGGTGATGAAACGCTCGGTGGACGTGACGCCGGCCGTGACGGTGATCGCCGCGTTGTTCGGCGGCGCACTGCTGGGAATCGTCGGCGCGTTGCTGGCCATCCCGGTGGCCGCGGCGATCGCGCTGATCATCCGCGAAGTCGTCATTCCACGCCAGTCACAGGCCTGAGCGCGTCTCAGGCCCTGGGCTCACAGCCGTACGCCGCCCAGCTCCGTCCTGAGGAATTCGGTCACCGCCGCGTTGAACGCCTCCGGCTGCTCGACCGCGCTCAGATGACCGGCCTTGGGGATGACTTCCAGGCGGCCGTTGCCGGGCACGGCCCGTGCCATCGCCTCGGCGTCGGCGGGCGGCGACAGCTCGTCCTCCTCACCCACGAGGATCAGCAGGGGGACCTTGAGCGCGCCCAGCGTGTCGAACGAGTCGGGCCGCGCCGCCATGGCTCGCTGCGCCCAGGCGACGGCGCCCGGCGGCGCGGACTGCACCAGCCCTTTGACGCGCCCGAACACCATGGCGCGCCGCTCCTTGGTCGTGGGCCCGATGAGCGTCGGCAGCACGTCGCTGACCAGCACGTCGCTCCCGTCGGACAGCACGGCCTGCGCGATGCGCTCCCTGTTGTCCCTCGCCGGAGCCGGATCGGAGCTCGCCTTGGTGTCGGCCAGGATGGCGCCGAGCAACCGGTCGGGGTGCCGCCGGCAGAACGCCATGGTCACGTAGCCGCCCATGGACAGCCCGCCGACCACCGCCCTGTCGATGCCCTCCTCGTCCAGCAGCCTGGCGACGTCGTCGGCCATGAGGTCGAGCGACGGCTCGTCCTCACCCAGCCGCGACCCGCCGAAACCGCGCAGGTCGGGGGTGATGACCCGGCAGACCGTGGCCAGCCCTTCCCGCTGGGCCAGCCACATCGCCGACGACAGCGGGAACGCGTGAAGCAGCACAACCGGGAGTCCGGTCCCGGCCGATCTCGTGTAGAGCTGCACGGATCACACGGTAGCCGGGTTCGCGGCCGCGAGCACTCAATGTCATATGCCGATATACCCCCATAACGCGGACCGCTTTAGCGAGGGGGCGGTCAGATGGCGGTGGCGCCGCCGTCGATGAACAGGACCTGGCCCGTCATGTACGCCGACGCCGCACTGGCCAGGAAGACCGCCGGCTGGGCCATCTCCTCCACGGACCCCCAGCGCCGCATCGGCACGGAGCCGACCGTGGCCGCACTGGCCGCCTCGTCCTCCCAGAGATTGCGGTTGAGCTCCGTGGCCGTCCAGCCGGGGCACAGGGCGTTCACCCGTACGCCGGCTTGCGCCCATTCCACGGCGAGCGTCTTGGTGAGCGCCACCAGCCCCGCTTTGGCGGCGGCGTAGGGGGCGAGGAAGGGCGCGCCGAGCGCGGCCACCGACGCCACGTTGATGACCGACGCGCCGCCCCGCTCCAGCAGGTGCGGTGCGGCCGCGTGGCAGACGACCATGGCGGAGTCCAGGTTGAGCCGCATGAGCTTGTCCCAGCCGGACAACCGCAGGTCCTTGAACTCGACCATGAAGTTCGAGCCGCCGGCGTTGTTGACCAGGATGTCGAGGCGGCCGAGCGCGTCGACGGCAGCCGCCACGGCGCCGGTGGCGGCGTCGCGGTCGGTGAGGTCGGCGGGGATGACGACGGCCCGCCGGCCCAGCGCCTCGATCTCCTTGCCGACCTCGGCGAGGCTCTCGGCGGACCGGGACACGAGCGCGACGTCGGCTCCTGCCTCGGCGTAGGCGAGTGCGATGGCCCGCCCGATCCCCTTCGACGCCCCGGTGACCAGGGCCTGCTTCCCACTCAGATCGAACGCGCCCACGCCGCCGCCTCTCCTCAGTATCCCGGCCAGAACCGAACAAAATTCTAACCCGATGAGGCGGTGCCGGTGCGAGGGCCCCACGCCCCCGCACCGGCACGTGCTCAGAAGAAGAACCCGAAGAAGTCGTCCAGGCCGCTCTTGTCGAACCAGCGGGTGACGCCGGCACCCGTCTCGGCGATCGTGCCCGTCCGCGTGCTCTCCGGTTCGATCTTCTCCGGACGGAAGATCTGCTTCTCACCCTGGCCGGAGCCACCGGGCCGCAGCCGCGGCGGCGGACCGTCCGGGTACATCCGGCCGTCCCGGTAGACCGTGTAGGACTGGGTCGGCTGAATGGTGCCGTCGTTGCGGTAGACCTGCCCAGGGCGTGGCTGCATCGGCTGCCTGCTGTCCCTGGGCGGGGTCTGCCGCTGGGTGGCCCGGTGGCTCGTCGGCCGCTGCGCCGGACGCTGCCGCGCCCGCTGGATCCCGCTGGGGATCCGGCCGGCCCGCCTGTTGCGCGCCCTGGCCGCCTGGGCGGCCCGCCTGGCCGCCCGTGCGTCGGCGGCCTTCCTTCTCGCCTCTCTTCTCGCCGCCGCCGCGGCCCGCCGCTGAGCTCTGGCCGTGGCCGCCTTCCTGGCCCTTTCCGCCGCCTTTCTCCTGGCCTCCGCTTGGAGGCGCCTTCTGGCCGCCGCGGCGGCACGCTTACGCGCCGCTTCCGCGGCCCGCTTCCTGGCCGCCTCCGCCGCCCGCCTCCTGGCCTCGGCGGCAGCGCGCCGCCGGGCCGCCGCGATCGCGGCCCGCCTGGCCGCCGCCCGGGCCGCCGCGATGGCCGCCCGCCTGGCGGCGGCCATCGCCAGCCTCCTGGCGATGATCTGGGCCGCGATCCTCGCCGCGATGGCGGCGGCGAACCAGAACAGCTGCCCGTCGGGGTCGGTCATGGTGACGGGGCTGTTGTTGGCGTAGGCGTAGGCGTTGAGCTGCTGTGGCTCCGACTCCTCGATCACGGGGTCGACCGACAGGAACCGGCCGTGCTTGGGGTCGTACTCGCGGGCGCCGAGGTGGACGAGCCCGGTCGTCGGGTCCTGCGTGCCTCCGACGAACGCGCGCTGCCCGGGCCAGAACGCCGGTGGCGAACCCCGGTTCTCACCGAAGGGGGTCAGCCTGCGTACGGCCAGCTCGCCGGTCCCGGCGTTCACCGCCGCCTGGGCCGTGCCCTGGTGGTCGCCGGCCAGGAAGTACACCTGGTTGTCCGGCGTGCGTACCGCGATGGCCTGGTCGTTGATGGTGTAGTAGCGGGTCTGCTCGACGGCGTCCTTGGCGACGTCGAAGCGCAGCTCCATGTCGTCGATGTAGAGCGTGGCATCGGCCGGCGTCTTGCGGATCAACCGGTCGCCGTCCGCGCTGTAGACGAACGACGTCGTCTTGCCCGCCTCCGTCACCGACTCCAGGTTGCCCTCGGCGTCCCAGACCAGGCTCTGGTCCGAGGTGCCGATCTTGCGCCTGGTGGTGTTGCCTGCCGCGTCGTACGCGAACAGGTCCTGCCCGACGCTCTGCAGCGCGTGCGGCTGCTTGGCGCCCGGCGCGGGGTAGGTGTAGTCGCGGACGGTCTGGCCCGCGCCGCCCCAGGCGTGCCTGGTCTCCTTGATCCGGTTGCCGGTGGAGTCGTAGGCGTAGCCGACCGCGTATGGGGCCACGCCGCCGATCTTGTCCGACTGCGGGCTGCCGCTCGCGCAGTCGTCGGTGGCCGTCCAGGCCGAGGTCAGGCGGCGCAGGTGGTCGTAGGTGAAGCACTGCGTGTCCTGGCCGCTCGCCCTGTCAGCGATCTTGGTGATGTTGCCGACGGCGTCGTAGGTGTAGGCAAGGTCGAGGTCGGTCGCGGCGGCGGCCTCCCGGTCCAGCCGCATGCTGGTCAGCCGGCGGGTGGTCTCGTCGTGGGTGTAGGTGAGCCAGGTCTTCCTGCCGCCGGTGCCCAGCTCGTACTGCAGGGTCTCGCCGAGCTTGGAGTAGCGGGTCGCGGTCACGTACGACGACAGGCCGGTGACCTTGGTCGGCTGGCTCTGCTCGTCGTAGGTGTAGACGACCGACTCCTCGGCCAGGCCGCCACCCGCCGGGAAGCTGACCGACTGGACCTGGTCGTCGAGCGTGTAACGGGTGTTGAGGATGTACGAGCCGGCCAGCTTGCCCTCCCGCTCGGGGATGGTGACCGTCTGGCGCAGCGTGCGGTAGTGCGAGTCGATGGCGTTGATCTCGGCCTTGTACGCCTGCCCGCCCACATAGCGGATGCTGGCGTTCATGTGGCCCTTGGCCAGCCCGTCGTACTTCCACTCGGCCAGCAGCGGGCCGGTCGCGGAGCCGTCACGCAGTTCCTTCTTGCGGCCCAGCTCGTCGTAGACGTACCACAGGGTCCTGCCGCGCGCGTCGGTGGTGCTGACCAGCTCGTCCGCGTCGTTGTAGGTCATGGTGGTGACGCCCTTGTCGGGGTCCTCCGCCTTGATCTGCCGGCCGCGCAGGTCGTAGTGGTGGCGCCACACGTTGCCGGCGTGGTCGGTCACCGTGGACAGCCGTCCGGCGTGGTCGTAGGTGTACTTGGTGGACTCGTACTCGCCGGTCGGGGTGGCGCCCTTGTACTGGCGCAGCTCGATGAGCCGGTCCTCGGCGTCCCCGATGCGGGTGGTGGCGGTGCCGCCGGGCGGCGGCGTCACGTGGATCCGGTCGCCTTCCTGCACCGTGCTGACCCGGTACTTCTCCACGCCCTTCGCCTTGAGGATCTGAGCGTTGACGTCCCCGGTGCCGTCGAAGGCCGACACGACTTGGGTGGGCACGTCGGCGTCGGCGACCGCGAGCAGGTCGGTGGAGGGGGCGCCGGTCGCGAAGTAGCCGGTGTTGGCCTTGCTCTGCTGGCCATGCGAGTTGTGGAAGGTGTCGGTGATCGTGCGCCCGTCGCGCAGCGCCGGGTCCTGCGTCTGGTCGTCCCTGGGCGCGGGCTCCTGGGTCTGGCGCTCGCGCATCAGGCCGTCGTACAGCTCGTGGCTGGCGGAGTAGGTGCCGTCGGCGTTCAGCGTCTTGGTGGTGACGACGCTGGGGCCGTCGGTGCGGATCACGTAGGAATACTCGGTGCTGGGCGACTGGTTGGCGGCCTTGCTGCGGTCCGGCTGCCAGACCTTGGTCAGGCGGCCGAGCGCGTCGTACTCCAGGTCGATGCGGCGGTTGTTCGCGTCGACCTCGGCGACCGGCTCGCCCCAGGCCGGATTGACCAGGGTGCGCTCGAGGTGGCCGAGCTGGTTGGTCTGCGTGATCTCGGTCGGCGGCGCCCCCGCGGCGGGGGTGTAGGTGGTGGTGGACTTGGTGCCGACCGCGTCGGTCTCGCTGGTCTCGCGGCCGTAGGCGTCATACGTGTGGGTGCTGTCGATGATCGTCGCGCCGTCCCCGGAGACGAGCTGCTGGACCGAGGTCACGTCACCCTTGCTCGGGGCCTGGCCGAACGCCTGGCCGTCGTACCCGACCTTCTCGTCGGAGATCACCTCACCGGCGGCCAGCGTGGACACGGCGGTGCCGCAGCTCGCTGACACTTTCTGGATGCGGCTGGTGTAGTCGAGCATCCAGCTGGCGTCGTTGCGTGCGTAGGTGTAGCGGACGCACTGGTCGTCGTCGGCTGTGGCCAGGTCGCCCTTCTCCTCGACCTGGGTGAGCAGGCCCTTGGCGTCGTACGCGCGCTCCTCGCCGGTACGCCGCCACGTGCCGCCGGCCATCGCGGTCCGGGTCACCATGGACTTCGGCTCGACCAGGTGCGCGACCTTGGTCACGCCCCCTTGCGTGGACTCGGCGGTCTTCAGCGACCACGGCTGCTCGACGGTCGCGGTCAGGATGGCGCCGCCGTCCCCGTCGTAGGTGATCTCTTCGCGCTCGAGCCCGGAGTACTGGTCGAGGTCGTCCACCGTGCCGCCCTCGGAGTCGGCCACCTGCGCGGTGCGCTTGGAGCCGTCGGCCTGCTTGTCGCCGTGCATGCCGCGGAAGTAGCGGAACTCGGTGAGCGTGCGCTTGGTGTCCTGCCCGTCGCCCTCGCGGACCCGCACCCGGCCGAAGCCCCGGAAGTCCGACCACGTGCGATGCTCGGGCTTGACGAGGATGTTGTCGGCGTAGTGCCAGGCGGCGCCGTCCAGGTACTCGTAGCTGGTGACCACGCCCGGCGAGCCCGCGACGCGGTCCACCTCGATGGTCTGCGCGACCACGTACTTGTGGAACCAGTCGGTGACCTCCGGCTCGGCCGGCGGCGACCAGCGCTGCGGGAAGCACAGCCGGTTGTTCTTGTCGGCCGTCGGCACGTCGCCCGGCTTGCAGTCGGCGGGGGCGTAGTTCACGCGCAGCTCGCCGCCGGACTCGTTGTTGACGGCCTGGACGCGCCACTTGACCAGCGGAGCGCGACCCTCGTTGGCGTCCACCCGGTTGGGCAGCTGGACGCCGGCGAACGTGACCTTGGGCAGCGTGATCGTGCCGCCCACGTGGCCGGTCTGCTGGACCGAGGCCAGCCACAGCGAGGGGCTGAGGCCGTCGCCCGTCGCGGGGAACTGGTGGGTCAGTGTCCAGGAGTCCACCGGGTTGTACACGCCGGAGCCGTTGTTGATCTGCGTGGTGACCTTGGTCAGCCGCTTGCGCGTGAAGAACGTCGGCGCCAGCCGGTCGGTGCACGTCACGCCGGCGTTGCAGATCTGGTCGAACGGCACGTCCGGCCAGTGG includes:
- a CDS encoding RHS repeat domain-containing protein, giving the protein MDLPSELELPESRWNRPQQPDEPDLPDSSWNRFREAKPESPWPRRLAAVLSIVLVVPLAYAMPASAAARPAPSTQKEAPVKGTKVPVLPPIADPVQKQAWKAPPGITWPKQRKAELGGASATTLADGFPVRLAPQKGEAAADPVSVELLDTDRLGLAMRVSPGQGVAAAKAAATTRLEIDYSGFRYAYGGDYGARLRMVKLAECGLKAATATVDCPQPEPVKSENNPKNGTLTAEVETGTVYALTAAASGPSGDHSATSLAPSADWSVGTQTGDFTWGYDLRTPPALGGDEPEISLGYSSQSVDGRTVSTNNQASWAGEGFELNPSGYIERRYKSCMIDGKKTGDLCWDQDNATLSLGNSAIELIKDATTKQWRPKRDDGTRIEYLTGAANGDNNGEYWRVTTADGTQYTFGLNRLPGWASGKPETKSVQTAPVFGNNSGEPCYNSTPANAWCQQAYRWNLDYSVDTHGNATTYWYERETNYYGRNMKPELGTSYVRGAYLTRIDYGYLQNELFTKAPAARVVFEVAERCLPSGTITCAPDQLKKETASHWPDVPFDQICNAGVTCTDRLAPTFFTRKRLTKVTTQINNGSGVYNPVDSWTLTHQFPATGDGLSPSLWLASVQQTGHVGGTITLPKVTFAGVQLPNRVDANEGRAPLVKWRVQAVNNESGGELRVNYAPADCKPGDVPTADKNNRLCFPQRWSPPAEPEVTDWFHKYVVAQTIEVDRVAGSPGVVTSYEYLDGAAWHYADNILVKPEHRTWSDFRGFGRVRVREGDGQDTKRTLTEFRYFRGMHGDKQADGSKRTAQVADSEGGTVDDLDQYSGLEREEITYDGDGGAILTATVEQPWSLKTAESTQGGVTKVAHLVEPKSMVTRTAMAGGTWRRTGEERAYDAKGLLTQVEEKGDLATADDDQCVRYTYARNDASWMLDYTSRIQKVSASCGTAVSTLAAGEVISDEKVGYDGQAFGQAPSKGDVTSVQQLVSGDGATIIDSTHTYDAYGRETSETDAVGTKSTTTYTPAAGAPPTEITQTNQLGHLERTLVNPAWGEPVAEVDANNRRIDLEYDALGRLTKVWQPDRSKAANQSPSTEYSYVIRTDGPSVVTTKTLNADGTYSASHELYDGLMRERQTQEPAPRDDQTQDPALRDGRTITDTFHNSHGQQSKANTGYFATGAPSTDLLAVADADVPTQVVSAFDGTGDVNAQILKAKGVEKYRVSTVQEGDRIHVTPPPGGTATTRIGDAEDRLIELRQYKGATPTGEYESTKYTYDHAGRLSTVTDHAGNVWRHHYDLRGRQIKAEDPDKGVTTMTYNDADELVSTTDARGRTLWYVYDELGRKKELRDGSATGPLLAEWKYDGLAKGHMNASIRYVGGQAYKAEINAIDSHYRTLRQTVTIPEREGKLAGSYILNTRYTLDDQVQSVSFPAGGGLAEESVVYTYDEQSQPTKVTGLSSYVTATRYSKLGETLQYELGTGGRKTWLTYTHDETTRRLTSMRLDREAAAATDLDLAYTYDAVGNITKIADRASGQDTQCFTYDHLRRLTSAWTATDDCASGSPQSDKIGGVAPYAVGYAYDSTGNRIKETRHAWGGAGQTVRDYTYPAPGAKQPHALQSVGQDLFAYDAAGNTTRRKIGTSDQSLVWDAEGNLESVTEAGKTTSFVYSADGDRLIRKTPADATLYIDDMELRFDVAKDAVEQTRYYTINDQAIAVRTPDNQVYFLAGDHQGTAQAAVNAGTGELAVRRLTPFGENRGSPPAFWPGQRAFVGGTQDPTTGLVHLGAREYDPKHGRFLSVDPVIEESEPQQLNAYAYANNSPVTMTDPDGQLFWFAAAIAARIAAQIIARRLAMAAARRAAIAAARAAARRAAIAAARRRAAAEARRRAAEAARKRAAEAARKRAAAAARRRLQAEARRKAAERARKAATARAQRRAAAAARREARRKAADARAARRAAQAARARNRRAGRIPSGIQRARQRPAQRPTSHRATQRQTPPRDSRQPMQPRPGQVYRNDGTIQPTQSYTVYRDGRMYPDGPPPRLRPGGSGQGEKQIFRPEKIEPESTRTGTIAETGAGVTRWFDKSGLDDFFGFFF